Proteins encoded within one genomic window of Equus przewalskii isolate Varuska chromosome 3, EquPr2, whole genome shotgun sequence:
- the LOC139082269 gene encoding uncharacterized protein: MATVPLPPQATAIQDVDPPTGTCICGRTLQEQNQQVWLGLCPSPKGPSVHTPTPSPGSGAVFSTVGTVYKTQIFLASEEYLDMSFHKAPASTRLEAAQAGSNNNPSLLSLCTPPQWWQVEPVTRGFRNHSRTDDPGHSCDTPNTASTSSRGFIQVPRPPTVTATLVNPVSLAMILPEPPDNLEAAATGGAWGSSQAHGEPVEEHKTKVTPEATKVHTAL; encoded by the coding sequence ATGGCTACAGTTCCCCTACCTCCCCAAGCAACAGCAATCCAGGATGTGGATCCTCCCACTGGCACCTGCATCTGTGGGAGGACACTGCAGGAGCAAAACCAGCAGGTGTGGCTTGGTCTCTGTCCATCCCCCAAAGGACCCAGTGTGCACACCCCAACACCTTCCCCTGGTAGTGGTGCAGTCTTTTCAACAGTGGGGACAGTGTACAAAACTCAAATTTTCCTGGCTTCAGAGGAGTACCTTGACATGAGTTTTCATAAAGCACCAGCTAGCACCAGACTAGAGGCTGCACAAGCAGGCAGCAACAACAACCCCTCTCTGCTTAGTCTCTGCACCCcaccccagtggtggcaggtggaacctgtgaccagaggcttcaggaaccacagcagaactgaTGACCCAGGCCACAGTTGTGACACCCCCAACACTGCTTCCACTAGCAGCAGGGGCTTCATACAAGTCCCCAGGCCCCCAACAGTGACAGCAACCTTGGTAAATCCAGTATCCTTGGCAATGATTCTGCCGGAACCCCCAGACAACCTGGAAGCAGCAGCCACAGGTGGTGCATGGGGCAGCAGTCAAGCCCATGGAGAACCAGTGGAAGAACACAAAACCAAGGTGACCCCAGAAGCAACAAAAGTGCACACAGCCTTGTGA